The Falco cherrug isolate bFalChe1 chromosome 3, bFalChe1.pri, whole genome shotgun sequence genome segment gggccctggcacagcagcgggggggggggggggagggaggggggggcaccccagcgccccctgcccctgggggTGCCCGAGCCCCCGGCCCGCAGCACGGACTCACTCGAAGGCGAAGAAGAGGCCGCTGGTGGCCAGGATGAGGCCGAGGGTGAGCGCGAAGACGCCGCTGTGCCGCGCCAGCATCAGGCGCCCGCCGCAGTAGAAGCGGTTACGGCCCGGGAACACCTCCCACTtccgccggggccgccgcgccgcgccgggacgcgccgcgccggggggggctgcggccggggggGTGCCAGGCcccggcgccggggccgccgccccgGGCGGGATCTGCCGGTACTCGCAGTCCTTCATGGCGCcgcagcgcccggcccggcccggccccgccgctcgccCGGCGGACGTGtcggccccgccccgcccgcgcagcgccccctgccggccgccgccagccccgccccgccccgccccgccccgccccggggtgagcccccagccccggggtgagccccccagcccagccccggccccgcaaACCCCTAGTCCCGGCCCGGGGGTGAACCTctgcccagccccggccccgcaaaccccccgcccagccccggggtgagccccctgcccagccccggccccgcaaaccccccgcccagccccggggtgagccccctgcccagccccggccccgcaaaccccccgcccagccccggggtgagccccctgcccagccccggccccgcaaaccccccgcccagccccggggtgagccccctgcccagccccggcccgggggtgagccccctgcccacccctgccccggTCCAGGAACCCCCCCCAGCCTCAGTCCCGGGGGTgagcccccctgcccagccacggCCCTGCaacacccccccagccccagccccgggggtgAGCCCCCTACCCACCCCAGCTCTGGTCTGgcaaccccctgccccagccctggtcCGGGATCTCCCCCTGCCCTAGTCCAGCAAGCCCCCACCCCAGTCCCACTCCAGCAAAcccccacctccagccctgctccgggGCAACGCCCCCAGCCCAATAAGCCATATGCATGTAGTGGGGCCAGGCGTGTGCCCAGAGCAGTGCCACGCTGCCTGCAAAGCCCCTGGGGGGCCAGCACGGTGAGCCAGGGCCACAgcccccccactgcccccagccccctccgcTAGCCTGCTCCCAGACATGGCCCACGCTGTAGGAGAAGGGACCACGGAGGTCCGAGTGGCTCACACCAGGCAGCTGGGTCCTCCCTGCACAAGATGCTCGCTGTGCCAAGGATGCTTCCCAGAGGTTTCCCGATGGATGAGAACGTAGGGACCAAGATGCATTCCCCGTCCCAGACAGCCTTCAGGAATTCTGGCCGTCAGTAAGGACAGCCAAGAGAACATGCCGTTTCCGACATGGCCACGCAGTGACAGCTTTCAACATAGTAACTGAGGAGTAATGCGTTTGTAACCGAGACAACAGCACCGTTACACATACATCAGGCTTTTTAGAAAAAGTGAGATTCAATTCTGATCAGCACTGCTGCCCCACCACCAGTCTGTACCAATCACACCCTCGCTACGTCCATGGCAAGAAGTTGCAGTGCAGAATCAGTCCCAGAAGCCAGTAGGACAGGAAGAATGAGAGAACGCATTTGCTGAGGGGCTTAATTAAGCTACAGTTCATCAGCAGCCTCACAAGGGGGTTTTCAGAAGTCTCTTTCCCACAGGAACCAGGAGGTTTACCTAGAAGAGACTTCTCAGAGTGGAGTGCCACGATTTGATCATCAGTCCCTTCGCTCCAGAGTAAAGGTTCGTATTCCTGAAGCAGGTGAGCGGAGAACCAGTACaggatgggagaggaggagcCAAGGAACCGCGTCAGCACCTGAAGGCGACAGGCAGAGcaaaaaatcacataaatcgCAGGTCTCCAACTGTGACCAGCCCGGATCCCGAGGTGTGGAAGAAGCCATCTATCTGCCTCAGGCTGCTGGTAAAGGGGACTGAAATACAGCCCCAATTCGTGGTGCTAGGATTTATTACATTGAAATGAAACAGCTCAACCCGCTTTATTTATTACAACAGTTGTGTAAGCAGTCAAGTGGTCCCCAGGTTTTGGACAAGCACGGTAACTGTCACTCCTTGTCACCGTCCAGCtcaggagctgggcaggggcagcagcttCAGGGAGATGTGAACCTCACTCTTCCATTATTTCTCCACTGGAACCCCCGACCTTCAGTGCTGATAGCCACATcccaaaaaaaccttcagacACTTTCTAGGGCCTGGTGACAGGCTCTGGATCCTTTCATTACCATCCATTAAGCTCAGCCCAAAACGCCAGTGACCCTTGGCCTCCTGGTTAGCAGCTGGCTAGCAGGGCTGGGCAAGCCTGGCCTTAAGCACAGGTCCAACGCCACCCAAAGCCAGCCAGacccctccatccccatcccgGTGTCCCCATCACACGGAGCACCTGGCGAGCTCTCTTTGGGAGctctccagcagagcagaggaactAACTGGCTTTGGAAACTCTCTGTGGAAGTCGCTCTGAAACAGGAAAGGCAAAGTTTTCGGTCTGCATTGCCCtgtgctgtcctgcagctgggacagcttCAGGCCGtgactgctgctgcctcagccaCCACGATGCCTTCCCCTTAAGAAATCGCTCTGGTGTGTTGCTATGAATGTCCTACCTGCACGTGCATGCAGAAGAATCCAAACACCAGCAGGACCGTGGCGTGGACCACATACACGAAGACAGCGGGGCAGCAAAATCCAGCTCTTGGTTTACCCTcttcttcactctttcttctctctagACCAAGAGTTAGGCAGTGCCAGGGGTTTGCAAGGATGAAGGTCCAGGCAGCCCACGAGCCCAGAAGTGTGACAggcaaagcaagcaagaaatTTGGTATCTGTCTGAGCTCAAAATACCTCAGAAAGCCTACATTCCAGTAAGTGTCTTGAATATAGGAATAGAccacagggaactgctgggaaCACCAAGGGGGTTTAACCCCATTCCTGGCCGCCAGACCATAGCCCTTGTCCAgggccagctgcagcagcgGCTTGGGAACAGTCTGCTCCAGGCCGATGCCAGGACCACAGAACCTCCCATAAGCGtaacactgaaataaagcaaaaggtAGAAAAATCCCGGCACACATCAGAATCACTGAAGATCCCACACTAAGGAGCTGCTTCCACAACAGAGGGAGCTTCCTTACTGATCCTGAACCCACCTGGAGCTGGAGGGCAAAGTGTTTACAGCTGGAGTAGAGGAAGAAGCCAACATTAATAAGCCCATTGGCACGCACCCCAGAAGCAAGGGAGAAGAGCAGTCCGctgagccagctctgccccttcTCCAGTTGCCACATGGCACTGAATGCCAGGAAGGCAAACATGCTCTCTGAGTAAGCAGCTGCCATAAATATGTTGGCAGGGCTGACAGAAAAGAGAATGGCAGCAAGGAAAGCCACCCTGCGACACTGCAGCACGACACAGCCCAGCTTATACAGGGCAGCGGCTGC includes the following:
- the PIGV gene encoding GPI mannosyltransferase 2 isoform X2, whose amino-acid sequence is MELALFNLLIPDHAADAFSPPRLSEPGLWDLLLEQLLGGLSRWDAEHFLFIAEHGYLYEHNCAFFPLYPLSVRAVAEGALWPLQRLLRLRSRLLLSAMLLNSLFSVLAAAALYKLGCVVLQCRRVAFLAAILFSVSPANIFMAAAYSESMFAFLAFSAMWQLEKGQSWLSGLLFSLASGVRANGLINVGFFLYSSCKHFALQLQVGSGSVRKLPLLWKQLLSVGSSVILMCAGIFLPFALFQCYAYGRFCGPGIGLEQTVPKPLLQLALDKGYGLAARNGVKPPWCSQQFPVVYSYIQDTYWNVGFLRYFELRQIPNFLLALPVTLLGSWAAWTFILANPWHCLTLGLERRKSEEEGKPRAGFCCPAVFVYVVHATVLLVFGFFCMHVQVLTRFLGSSSPILYWFSAHLLQEYEPLLWSEGTDDQIVALHSEKSLLGKPPGSCGKETSENPLVRLLMNCSLIKPLSKCVLSFFLSYWLLGLILHCNFLPWT
- the PIGV gene encoding GPI mannosyltransferase 2 isoform X1, with protein sequence MELVSSKDPQLREVVWFAVCCRALTLLLQALFNLLIPDHAADAFSPPRLSEPGLWDLLLEQLLGGLSRWDAEHFLFIAEHGYLYEHNCAFFPLYPLSVRAVAEGALWPLQRLLRLRSRLLLSAMLLNSLFSVLAAAALYKLGCVVLQCRRVAFLAAILFSVSPANIFMAAAYSESMFAFLAFSAMWQLEKGQSWLSGLLFSLASGVRANGLINVGFFLYSSCKHFALQLQVGSGSVRKLPLLWKQLLSVGSSVILMCAGIFLPFALFQCYAYGRFCGPGIGLEQTVPKPLLQLALDKGYGLAARNGVKPPWCSQQFPVVYSYIQDTYWNVGFLRYFELRQIPNFLLALPVTLLGSWAAWTFILANPWHCLTLGLERRKSEEEGKPRAGFCCPAVFVYVVHATVLLVFGFFCMHVQVLTRFLGSSSPILYWFSAHLLQEYEPLLWSEGTDDQIVALHSEKSLLGKPPGSCGKETSENPLVRLLMNCSLIKPLSKCVLSFFLSYWLLGLILHCNFLPWT
- the PIGV gene encoding GPI mannosyltransferase 2 isoform X3; translation: MALFNLLIPDHAADAFSPPRLSEPGLWDLLLEQLLGGLSRWDAEHFLFIAEHGYLYEHNCAFFPLYPLSVRAVAEGALWPLQRLLRLRSRLLLSAMLLNSLFSVLAAAALYKLGCVVLQCRRVAFLAAILFSVSPANIFMAAAYSESMFAFLAFSAMWQLEKGQSWLSGLLFSLASGVRANGLINVGFFLYSSCKHFALQLQVGSGSVRKLPLLWKQLLSVGSSVILMCAGIFLPFALFQCYAYGRFCGPGIGLEQTVPKPLLQLALDKGYGLAARNGVKPPWCSQQFPVVYSYIQDTYWNVGFLRYFELRQIPNFLLALPVTLLGSWAAWTFILANPWHCLTLGLERRKSEEEGKPRAGFCCPAVFVYVVHATVLLVFGFFCMHVQVLTRFLGSSSPILYWFSAHLLQEYEPLLWSEGTDDQIVALHSEKSLLGKPPGSCGKETSENPLVRLLMNCSLIKPLSKCVLSFFLSYWLLGLILHCNFLPWT